One genomic segment of Theobroma cacao cultivar B97-61/B2 chromosome 6, Criollo_cocoa_genome_V2, whole genome shotgun sequence includes these proteins:
- the LOC18597198 gene encoding stigma-specific STIG1-like protein 1, producing the protein MKLVKVFLMLVLLMALAITLSAAAPSEEEPLVDNDDDASEVADDLLPSADGQEQRTSLRGASRLLAQKPRAVMTCNKYPRVCRVAGSPGPDCCKKKCVNVKTDRLNCGMCGKKCKYSEICCKGKCVNPMSHKRHCGGCNNQCSKGSKCLYGMCSYA; encoded by the coding sequence ATGAAACTTGTCAAAGTTTTCTTGATGTTGGTCTTGCTCATGGCCTTGGCTATCACTCTCTCCGCCGCAGCACCATCTGAAGAAGAACCATTGGTTGACAATGACGATGATGCAAGCGAAGTTGCTGATGATCTTCTCCCGTCGGCAGACGGCCAAGAACAACGTACTTCTCTCCGAGGAGCAAGCCGGCTTCTTGCTCAGAAACCTCGGGCCGTGATGACATGTAACAAGTACCCCAGAGTCTGCCGTGTGGCGGGCAGTCCGGGGCCTGATTGCTGCAAGAAGAAATGCGTGAACGTGAAGACAGACAGGCTCAACTGCGGGATGTGTGGTAAGAAGTGTAAATACTCAGAGATTTGCTGCAAAGGGAAGTGTGTGAACCCAATGTCCCACAAAAGACACTGCGGGGGTTGCAACAATCAGTGCAGCAAAGGAAGCAAATGTTTGTATGGGATGTGCAGCTACGCATAG
- the LOC18597199 gene encoding FBD-associated F-box protein At5g22730, translated as MNFLDKVLLHPQARVKKLQLSSQERLETPTFSRWFQAVLKEGLEELNLNFGIFCDAPLSSLTACNTLVTLKLDFGALSGHEFPISFCFPNLKTMHLNGFLLANNFPHQLLQCRNLESLILRYFMFNLMLHDPVLDCFEQKEALPNLLNAQMDCSYVFRGKDSARSFLKNLINVMSTTKNLNLSLSIMEYLALDRTFPDDMPKFNNLKHIKLYLQSFHVGAMSYILQKAPNLESLHIEFDRPYGSVHDTGMLEQLRFCCSTANLKVIRMTNFILEDPVLELVQLIFESVGSLEDIVIELVDRPEINNFLQLQKLSKLSRLSKDSVLHVKWDFGYPLRLLLLPSSMVVN; from the exons ATGAACTTCCTGGACAAGGTTCTGCTTCACCCACAAGCGAGAGTTAAGAAGCTTCAACTTTCGTCCCAAGAAAGACTTGAGACTCCTACATTTAGTAGATGGTTTCAAGCTGTCTTGAAAGAAGGTCTCGAAGAGCTCAATCTCAACTTTGGAATATTTTGCGATGCACCATTGAGTAGCTTAACTGCATGCAATACCTTGGTGACATTGAAGTTGGATTTTGGAGCACTTTCAGGACATGAATTTCCGATATCATTTTGTTTCCCTAACTTGAAGACAATGCATCTAAATGGTTTTCTTTTGGCCAACAACTTCCCCCATCAGCTACTGCAATGTCGAAATCTTGAATCTTTAATCTTACGCTACTTTATGTTTAATCTTATGTTGCATGATCCGGTGCTAGATTGTTTTGAACAGAAAGAGGCTTTGCCCAATCTTCTCAATGCTCAAATGGACTGCTCTTACGTGTTTCGCGGGAAAGATAGCGCTCGCTCTTTTCTGAAGAATCTGATTAATGTGATGTCCACTACAAAGAATTTGAACCTATCATTATCTATCATGGAG TACTTAGCCCTTGATCGAACGTTTCCGGATGATATGCCAAAGTTCAATAATCTTAAGCACATAAAGCTTTACCTTCAATCTTTTCATGTTGGAGCAATGAGTTACATTCTCCAAAAGGCACCTAACCTCGAATCTCTTCACATAGAGTTTGATCGACCCTATGGCAGTGTACATGATACAGGGATGCTAGAACAGTTGCGTTTTTGTTGTTCAACTGCAAACTTGAAGGTAATTCGAATGACGAATTTCATTCTAGAAGATCCTGTTCTGGAGCTTGTGCAATTGATCTTCGAGAGTGTTGGTTCCCTAGAGGATATAGTCATTGAGCTGGTTGACCGACCTGAAATAAATAACTTTCTGCAATTGCAAAAATTGTCAAAACTTTCAAGACTATCCAAGGATAGTGTGCTGCATGTGAAATGGGATTTTGGTTACCCGTTACGCCTTTTGTTACTTCCTTCATCGATGGTTGTAAATTGA
- the LOC18597201 gene encoding stigma-specific STIG1-like protein 1: MKSSKIMFTWLGLGIVALAITLSAVQTVAQLHSTTNEENPNDHFPLPKTEEPSYHQGRIGRFLADGPRAPARMTCDKYPTVCRARGSPGSDCCNKQCVNVMTDKGNCGKCGKRCSYSEMCCQGRCVNPSVDEYHCGRCNNACKKGSSCLYGLCSYAN; encoded by the coding sequence atgAAATCATCAAAGATTATGTTTACCTGGCTAGGACTAGGCATAGTGGCTTTGGCCATTACCCTGTCAGCGGTGCAAACTGTTGCCCAACTACATTCAACTACGAATGAGGAGAACCCCAATGATCATTTTCCCTTGCCCAAAACTGAGGAGCCATCTTATCATCAGGGAAGAATTGGTCGTTTCCTTGCTGATGGGCCCCGGGCACCAGCTCGAATGACCTGTGACAAGTACCCCACGGTTTGCCGCGCCAGGGGAAGCCCCGGCTCGGACTGCTGCAACAAGCAATGTGTCAACGTGATGACAGACAAAGGGAACTGCGGAAAGTGTGGCAAGAGGTGCAGCTACTCGGAGATGTGCTGCCAAGGGAGGTGTGTGAACCCATCGGTCGACGAATACCACTGCGGCCGCTGCAACAACGCGTGCAAGAAGGGAAGCTCGTGCCTTTATGGGCTGTGCAGCTATGCTAATTAG
- the LOC18597200 gene encoding FBD-associated F-box protein At5g22730 yields MEGERDRISDLPDSLLEHILTFLPTKYVVRTGVLSKRWKDLWVSHPYVSLRDDGINNQTVKVSKFMNFLNKILLHPQAKVKKIQLSSRERLESPEFIRWFQAVMMKDDLEELDLGFRKIYHTPQSNLTVCNTLVILKLDFGAFSGNKFPKSFCFPNLKTMHLNGFLLAYNFPNQLLQCQNLESLIIRNYILDLMSHGLVLNGSDDQKEVLSNLSNAQIDSCYGFHGDVSDRSFLKNMINAVSNAKDLDLSLSIMEYLDRVFPNDMLEFNNLKHIKLYLRSSHVGALGYILQKAPNLESLHIESDGPYGSAHDALMLELLRSSCSSANLKVIRMTNFILEDPVLELVQLIFDSAGSLEDIVIELDARLEMNNFLQCEKLLKLPRLSEDSVLHLKWEFGYSPHYFGHSHSYYHP; encoded by the exons ATGGAAGGGGAACGTGATAGAATAAGCGACTTGCCTGATTCACTTCTTGAACACATCCTCACCTTTCTTCCAACAAAGTATGTAGTTCGAACCGGTGTTCTATCAAAGAGGTGGAAAGATTTATGGGTTTCACATCCCTATGTTTCCTTGAGGGACGACGGGATCAATAACCAAACAGttaaagtttcaaaatttatgaACTTCTTGAACAAGATCCTGCTTCACCCCCAGGCAAAAGTTAAGAAGATTCAACTTTCATCCCGAGAAAGACTTGAGTCTCCTGAGTTTATTAGATGGTTTCAAGCTGTCATGATGAAGGATGATCTAGAAGAACTCGATCTTGGCTTTAGAAAAATTTATCATACACCTCAGAGCAACTTAACTGTATGCAATACCTTGGTGATATTGAAGCTGGATTTCGGAGCATTTTCGGGGAACAAATTTCCGAAATCCTTTTGCTTCCCTAACTTGAAGACCATGCACCTAAATGGTTTTCTTTTGGCCTACAACTTCCCCAATCAACTACTGCAATGTCAAAATCTTGAATCTTTAATCATTCGCAACTATATACTTGATCTTATGTCTCATGGTCTAGTGCTAAATGGTTCTGATGATCAGAAGGAGGTTTTGTCCAATCTTAGCAATGCTCAGATAGATAGCTGTTACGGGTTCCACGGGGATGTTAGTGATCGCTCCTTTTTGAAGAATATGATTAATGCAGTTTCCAATGCAAAGGATTTGGACTTATCATTGTCTATTATGGAG TACCTTGATCGAGTGTTTCCAAATGATATGCTTGAGTTCAATAATCTTAAGCACATCAAGCTTTACCTTCGATCTTCTCATGTCGGAGCCTTGGGTTACATACTGCAGAAGGCACCTAACCTTGAATCTCTTCACATAGAGTCTGATGGACCCTACGGTAGTGCACATGATGCATTGATGCTAGAACTGCTGCGTTCTTCTTGTTCGAGTGCAAACCTGAAAGTAATCCGAATGACAAATTTCATTCTAGAAGATCCCGTTCTGGAGCTTGTGCAATTGATTTTCGACAGTGCTGGTTCCTTAGAGGATATAGTCATTGAGCTGGATGCACGACTAGAAATGAATAACTTTCTGCAATGcgaaaaattgttgaaacttccaAGATTATCCGAGGATAGTGTACTTCATCTAAAATGGGAGTTTGGTTACTCCCCTCATTACTTTGGTCACTCCCATAGTTACTACCATCCTTGA